One genomic window of Quercus robur chromosome 6, dhQueRobu3.1, whole genome shotgun sequence includes the following:
- the LOC126690230 gene encoding chromatin-remodeling ATPase INO80-like, producing the protein MELIESQPGKGELGKSAQPKLPPPPPKSPLPPPQPSLPSRPGPADLKRKREHKGKYVVDVGRSHPAHEDETQRAAKQQRVSQTSHRGVERGNTQPLEPQAWPPTPMLNGEPLRDDASLRDFNRGIGCHIASALEGALLLPNDMAELRNIRKNEAVQAIFRIEEITNSYYQQLDDEKRRHVAAVQSFNFADQSSADLRKKLAEEEKARKSADSALESAEWQAEDQRQGLREANDQLASYKEQIAALKKKLEEAQKLKDHAEKLRAEAKKAKIEVEKARDEAEQHGYDVGIAETGDTLQAEVPAVCRAYSIRASDLPPNQDEVASIVADPVEEAQPQNLLPPNQQEQSKEPEVSKETSSDKATEVPQDGAASQGFEQALALITMPAEGAPKEKEKAIPTEADKPVNKNPKEKL; encoded by the exons ATGGAATTAATAGAATCCCAGCCCGGAAAGGGTGAACTAGGGAAATCTGCACAGCCAaaacttcctcctcctcctcccaagtCACcccttcctcctcctcagccgtCTCTGCCATCCAGACCTGGTCCTGCTGAtctgaagaggaagagagagcatAAGGGAAAATATGTGGTAGATGTTGGGAGGTCTCATCCTGCTCATGAAGACGAGACCCAGAGAGCTGCGAAGCAGCAAAGGGTCAGCCAGACCTCGCATAGAGGCGTGGAGAGAGGGAATACTCAGCCTCTAGAGCCTCAGGCTTGGCCTCCAACACCTATGCTAAATGGTGAACCACTGAGGGATGATGCATCACTCAGGGATTTCAATAGGGGTATTGGATGCCATATTGCCTCAGCTCTAGAAGGGGCTCTGTTACTCCCTAATGATATGGCCGAGCTGAGGAACATCAGGAAGAATGAA GCTGTCCAAGCCATTTTTAGGATTGAGGAGATAACCAACTCTTACTATCAGCAGTTGGACGATGAGAAGAGAAGGCATGTAGCAGCTGTACAATCGTTCAACTTTGCTGATCAAAGCAGTGcagatttaagaaaaaaactgGCCGAGGAGGAGAAGGCTCGGAAGAGTGCTGACTCGGCTTTGGAGAGCGCTGAGTGGCAGGCTGAGGATCAGAGGCAGGGCCTTCGTGAGGCCAATGACCAGCTGGCTTCTTACAAGGAGCAAATAGCAGCCCTCAAGAAGAAACTGGAAGAAGCCCAAAAGCTTAAGGATCATGCTGAAAAATTGAGAGCTGAGGCCAAGAAGGCAAAAATAGAGGTCGAGAAGGCTAGAGACGAGGCTGAACAGCATGGTTACGATGTTGGCATAGCCGAGACAGGGGATACCCTCCAGGCAGAGGTCCCTGCCGTATGTCGAGCCTACT CCATACGTGCCTCGGACCTTCCTCCTAATCAAGATGAGGTGGCCTCTATAGTTGCTGACCCGGTCGAGGAAGCACAACCTCAGAATCTTCTTCCTCCCAATCAGCAGGAGCAGTCAAAGGAACCTGAAGTTTCGAAGGAAACATCCTCGGACAAGGCCACAGAGGTTCCACAAGACGGGGCAGCTTCCCAAGGTTTTGAACAGGCTTTAGCTTTAATTACTATGCCTGCTGAGGGAGCccccaaagaaaaagagaaagcaatTCCTACTGAAGCGGACAAGCCAGTTAACAAAAACCCTAAGGAAAAGCTTTAG